A region of Lathamus discolor isolate bLatDis1 chromosome 18, bLatDis1.hap1, whole genome shotgun sequence DNA encodes the following proteins:
- the RPS6KA1 gene encoding ribosomal protein S6 kinase alpha-1 isoform X7, whose protein sequence is MPLAQLAEPWPDMEVVHLDTEGEGVVKEINITHHVKEGSEKADPSQFELLKVLGQGSFGKVFLVRKITPPDSNHLYAMKVLKKATLKVRDRLRTKIERDILADVNHPFVVKLHYAFQTEGKLYLILDFLRGGDLFTRLSKEVMFTEEDVKFYLAELALGLDHLHSLGIIYRDLKPENILLDEEGHIKLTDFGLSKEAIDHEKKAYSFCGTVEYMAPEVVNRQGHSHSADWWSYGVLMFEMLTGSLPFQGKDRKETMTLILKAKLGMPQFLSAEAQSLLRALFKRNPANRLGSGPDGAEEIKRHPFYSTIDWNKLYRREIKPPFKPAVGQPDDTFYFDTEYTSRTPKDSPGIPPSAGAHQLFRGFSFVATGLMEDVKVKPAPSPLHSVVQQLHGKNVQFSDGYVVKEVIGVGSYSVCKRCIHKATNMEYAVKVIDKSKRDPSEEIEILLRYGQHPNIITLKDVYDDGKCVFLVTELMRGGELLDKILRQKFFSEREASSVLHTLCKTVEYLHSQGVVHRDLKPSNILYVDESGNPESIRICDFGFAKQLRAENGLLMTPCYTANFVAPEVLKRQGYDEGCDIWSLGVLLYTMLAGCTPFVNDPSDTPEEILSRIGSGEFYTSGGNWDTISGMAKDLVSKMLHVDPHQRLTAKQVLQHPWITQKDSLPQSQLNHQDLQLVKGAMAATYSALNSSKPSPQLKPIESSILAQRRVKKLPSTTL, encoded by the exons GTTTTCTTGGTGAGGAAAATCACGCCGCCAGACAGCAACCACCTCTATGCCATGAAAGTGCTCAAGAAGGCGACACTGAAAG TGCGCGATCGACTAAGGACAAAGATAGAAAGGGACATCCTGGCTGATGTAAACCATCCCTTTGTGGTGAAACTCCACTACG CATTCCAGACAGAGGGGAAGCTGTACCTCATCTTGGATTTCCTCAGAGGAGGTGACCTTTTCACTCGGCTTTCCAAAGAG GTCATGTTCACCGAGGAGGATGTCAAGTTCTACCTTGCGGAGCTGGCGCTGGGGCTCGACCACTTGCACAGCCTGGGAATCATCTACAGGGATCTCAAACCGGAGAA CATCCTCTTGGATGAAGAGGGACACATCAAACTCACAG ATTTTGGCTTGAGTAAGGAGGCTATAGACCACGAGAAGAAAGCCTATTCCTTCTGTGGGACAGTGGAATATATGGCACCAGAAGTTGTGAATCGCCAGGGCCACTCGCACAGTGCTGACTGGTGGTCATACGGGGTGTTAATG TTTGAAATGCTCACAGGCTCGCTGCCCTTCCAGGGGAAGGATCGTAAGGAGACGATGACCCTCATCCTCAA AGCAAAGCTGGGCATGCCACAGTTCCTGAGCGCTGAAGCACAGAGCCTCCTGCGAGCCCTGTTCAAAAGGAACCCAGCCAACAGATTAG GTTCTGGACCAGATGGAGCAGAAGAGATCAAGCGCCATCCTTTCTACTCCACCATTGACTGGAAT aagcTGTACCGCAGGGAAATCAAACCCCCCTTCAAGCCCGCAGTGGGGCAGCCAGATGACACCTTCTATTTTGACACAGAATATACATCACGTACGCCAAAAG ATTCCCCAGGCATCCCTCCGAGTGCAGGAGCCCATCAGCTCTTCCGAGGCTTCAGTTTCGTGGCGACCGGGTTGATGGAGGATGTCAAGGTGAAACCAGCCCCGTCACCTCTACACTCGGTTGTACAG CAACTGCATGGCAAGAATGTCCAGTTCAGTGATGGTTACGTCGTGAAGGAAGTGATCGGCGTCGGCTCCTACTCAGTGTGTAAACGCTGCATTCATAAAGCAACCAACATGGAATATGCAGTCAAG GTTATTGACAAGAGCAAGCGAGACCCTTCTGAGGAAATAGAAATCCTCCTGCGATACGGGCAGCATCCAAACATCATCACCTTGAAAGAT GTGTATGACGATGGGAAGTGCGTGTTCCTGGTGACTGAGCTGATGAGAGGAGGGGAGCTGCTGGATAAAATCCTCAGACAGAAGTTTTTCTCGGAGAGGGAAGCCAGCTCCGTCCTGCACACCCTGTGTAAAACAGTGGAGTACCTGCATTCCCAAGGG GTGGTTCACAGGGACTTGAAACCCAGCAATATTCTCTACGTGGATGAGTCAGGAAACCCTGAAAGCATCCGCATTTGTGACTTTGGCTTTGCCAAGCAGCTGAGGGCTGAGAATGGCCTCCTCATGACTCCTTGTTATACAGCAAACTTTGTGGCACCAGAG GTACTAAAACGCCAGGGCTACGATGAGGGCTGTGACATCTGGAGCCTGGGAGTGCTCCTCTATACGATGCTCGCAGG ctgCACTCCATTTGTAAATGATCCCAGTGACACTCCAGAAGAGATCCTGAGCCGGATAGGCAGTGGGGAGTTCTATACCAGTGGAGGCAACTGGGACACTATTTCTGGCATGGCCAAG GATCTGGTATCAAAGATGCTTCACGTAGATCCTCACCAGCGTCTAACAGCCAAGCAggtcctgcagcacccatggATAACACAGAAGGACAGCTTGCCCCAGAGCCAGCTAAATCACCAGGATCTTCAGCTTGTAAAG GGGGCAATGGCTGCCACGTACTCTGCACTGAACAGCTCCAAGCCAAGCCCCCAGCTGAAGCCCATCGAATCCTCCATTCTGGCACAGAGGCGGGTGAAGAAACTTCCTTCCACCACACTGTGA
- the RPS6KA1 gene encoding ribosomal protein S6 kinase alpha-1 isoform X6, which translates to MLRLLFRSKPRIQEAKSDITWIEKDLVDSADKGEGVVKEINITHHVKEGSEKADPSQFELLKVLGQGSFGKVFLVRKITPPDSNHLYAMKVLKKATLKVRDRLRTKIERDILADVNHPFVVKLHYAFQTEGKLYLILDFLRGGDLFTRLSKEVMFTEEDVKFYLAELALGLDHLHSLGIIYRDLKPENILLDEEGHIKLTDFGLSKEAIDHEKKAYSFCGTVEYMAPEVVNRQGHSHSADWWSYGVLMFEMLTGSLPFQGKDRKETMTLILKAKLGMPQFLSAEAQSLLRALFKRNPANRLGSGPDGAEEIKRHPFYSTIDWNKLYRREIKPPFKPAVGQPDDTFYFDTEYTSRTPKDSPGIPPSAGAHQLFRGFSFVATGLMEDVKVKPAPSPLHSVVQQLHGKNVQFSDGYVVKEVIGVGSYSVCKRCIHKATNMEYAVKVIDKSKRDPSEEIEILLRYGQHPNIITLKDVYDDGKCVFLVTELMRGGELLDKILRQKFFSEREASSVLHTLCKTVEYLHSQGVVHRDLKPSNILYVDESGNPESIRICDFGFAKQLRAENGLLMTPCYTANFVAPEVLKRQGYDEGCDIWSLGVLLYTMLAGCTPFVNDPSDTPEEILSRIGSGEFYTSGGNWDTISGMAKDLVSKMLHVDPHQRLTAKQVLQHPWITQKDSLPQSQLNHQDLQLVKGAMAATYSALNSSKPSPQLKPIESSILAQRRVKKLPSTTL; encoded by the exons GTTTTCTTGGTGAGGAAAATCACGCCGCCAGACAGCAACCACCTCTATGCCATGAAAGTGCTCAAGAAGGCGACACTGAAAG TGCGCGATCGACTAAGGACAAAGATAGAAAGGGACATCCTGGCTGATGTAAACCATCCCTTTGTGGTGAAACTCCACTACG CATTCCAGACAGAGGGGAAGCTGTACCTCATCTTGGATTTCCTCAGAGGAGGTGACCTTTTCACTCGGCTTTCCAAAGAG GTCATGTTCACCGAGGAGGATGTCAAGTTCTACCTTGCGGAGCTGGCGCTGGGGCTCGACCACTTGCACAGCCTGGGAATCATCTACAGGGATCTCAAACCGGAGAA CATCCTCTTGGATGAAGAGGGACACATCAAACTCACAG ATTTTGGCTTGAGTAAGGAGGCTATAGACCACGAGAAGAAAGCCTATTCCTTCTGTGGGACAGTGGAATATATGGCACCAGAAGTTGTGAATCGCCAGGGCCACTCGCACAGTGCTGACTGGTGGTCATACGGGGTGTTAATG TTTGAAATGCTCACAGGCTCGCTGCCCTTCCAGGGGAAGGATCGTAAGGAGACGATGACCCTCATCCTCAA AGCAAAGCTGGGCATGCCACAGTTCCTGAGCGCTGAAGCACAGAGCCTCCTGCGAGCCCTGTTCAAAAGGAACCCAGCCAACAGATTAG GTTCTGGACCAGATGGAGCAGAAGAGATCAAGCGCCATCCTTTCTACTCCACCATTGACTGGAAT aagcTGTACCGCAGGGAAATCAAACCCCCCTTCAAGCCCGCAGTGGGGCAGCCAGATGACACCTTCTATTTTGACACAGAATATACATCACGTACGCCAAAAG ATTCCCCAGGCATCCCTCCGAGTGCAGGAGCCCATCAGCTCTTCCGAGGCTTCAGTTTCGTGGCGACCGGGTTGATGGAGGATGTCAAGGTGAAACCAGCCCCGTCACCTCTACACTCGGTTGTACAG CAACTGCATGGCAAGAATGTCCAGTTCAGTGATGGTTACGTCGTGAAGGAAGTGATCGGCGTCGGCTCCTACTCAGTGTGTAAACGCTGCATTCATAAAGCAACCAACATGGAATATGCAGTCAAG GTTATTGACAAGAGCAAGCGAGACCCTTCTGAGGAAATAGAAATCCTCCTGCGATACGGGCAGCATCCAAACATCATCACCTTGAAAGAT GTGTATGACGATGGGAAGTGCGTGTTCCTGGTGACTGAGCTGATGAGAGGAGGGGAGCTGCTGGATAAAATCCTCAGACAGAAGTTTTTCTCGGAGAGGGAAGCCAGCTCCGTCCTGCACACCCTGTGTAAAACAGTGGAGTACCTGCATTCCCAAGGG GTGGTTCACAGGGACTTGAAACCCAGCAATATTCTCTACGTGGATGAGTCAGGAAACCCTGAAAGCATCCGCATTTGTGACTTTGGCTTTGCCAAGCAGCTGAGGGCTGAGAATGGCCTCCTCATGACTCCTTGTTATACAGCAAACTTTGTGGCACCAGAG GTACTAAAACGCCAGGGCTACGATGAGGGCTGTGACATCTGGAGCCTGGGAGTGCTCCTCTATACGATGCTCGCAGG ctgCACTCCATTTGTAAATGATCCCAGTGACACTCCAGAAGAGATCCTGAGCCGGATAGGCAGTGGGGAGTTCTATACCAGTGGAGGCAACTGGGACACTATTTCTGGCATGGCCAAG GATCTGGTATCAAAGATGCTTCACGTAGATCCTCACCAGCGTCTAACAGCCAAGCAggtcctgcagcacccatggATAACACAGAAGGACAGCTTGCCCCAGAGCCAGCTAAATCACCAGGATCTTCAGCTTGTAAAG GGGGCAATGGCTGCCACGTACTCTGCACTGAACAGCTCCAAGCCAAGCCCCCAGCTGAAGCCCATCGAATCCTCCATTCTGGCACAGAGGCGGGTGAAGAAACTTCCTTCCACCACACTGTGA
- the RPS6KA1 gene encoding ribosomal protein S6 kinase alpha-1 isoform X1 yields MMPPMTAKSDITWIEKDLVDSADKGEGVVKEINITHHVKEGSEKADPSQFELLKVLGQGSFGKVFLVRKITPPDSNHLYAMKVLKKATLKVRDRLRTKIERDILADVNHPFVVKLHYAFQTEGKLYLILDFLRGGDLFTRLSKEVMFTEEDVKFYLAELALGLDHLHSLGIIYRDLKPENILLDEEGHIKLTDFGLSKEAIDHEKKAYSFCGTVEYMAPEVVNRQGHSHSADWWSYGVLMFEMLTGSLPFQGKDRKETMTLILKAKLGMPQFLSAEAQSLLRALFKRNPANRLGSGPDGAEEIKRHPFYSTIDWNKLYRREIKPPFKPAVGQPDDTFYFDTEYTSRTPKDSPGIPPSAGAHQLFRGFSFVATGLMEDVKVKPAPSPLHSVVQQLHGKNVQFSDGYVVKEVIGVGSYSVCKRCIHKATNMEYAVKVIDKSKRDPSEEIEILLRYGQHPNIITLKDVYDDGKCVFLVTELMRGGELLDKILRQKFFSEREASSVLHTLCKTVEYLHSQGVVHRDLKPSNILYVDESGNPESIRICDFGFAKQLRAENGLLMTPCYTANFVAPEVLKRQGYDEGCDIWSLGVLLYTMLAGCTPFVNDPSDTPEEILSRIGSGEFYTSGGNWDTISGMAKDLVSKMLHVDPHQRLTAKQVLQHPWITQKDSLPQSQLNHQDLQLVKGAMAATYSALNSSKPSPQLKPIESSILAQRRVKKLPSTTL; encoded by the exons GTTTTCTTGGTGAGGAAAATCACGCCGCCAGACAGCAACCACCTCTATGCCATGAAAGTGCTCAAGAAGGCGACACTGAAAG TGCGCGATCGACTAAGGACAAAGATAGAAAGGGACATCCTGGCTGATGTAAACCATCCCTTTGTGGTGAAACTCCACTACG CATTCCAGACAGAGGGGAAGCTGTACCTCATCTTGGATTTCCTCAGAGGAGGTGACCTTTTCACTCGGCTTTCCAAAGAG GTCATGTTCACCGAGGAGGATGTCAAGTTCTACCTTGCGGAGCTGGCGCTGGGGCTCGACCACTTGCACAGCCTGGGAATCATCTACAGGGATCTCAAACCGGAGAA CATCCTCTTGGATGAAGAGGGACACATCAAACTCACAG ATTTTGGCTTGAGTAAGGAGGCTATAGACCACGAGAAGAAAGCCTATTCCTTCTGTGGGACAGTGGAATATATGGCACCAGAAGTTGTGAATCGCCAGGGCCACTCGCACAGTGCTGACTGGTGGTCATACGGGGTGTTAATG TTTGAAATGCTCACAGGCTCGCTGCCCTTCCAGGGGAAGGATCGTAAGGAGACGATGACCCTCATCCTCAA AGCAAAGCTGGGCATGCCACAGTTCCTGAGCGCTGAAGCACAGAGCCTCCTGCGAGCCCTGTTCAAAAGGAACCCAGCCAACAGATTAG GTTCTGGACCAGATGGAGCAGAAGAGATCAAGCGCCATCCTTTCTACTCCACCATTGACTGGAAT aagcTGTACCGCAGGGAAATCAAACCCCCCTTCAAGCCCGCAGTGGGGCAGCCAGATGACACCTTCTATTTTGACACAGAATATACATCACGTACGCCAAAAG ATTCCCCAGGCATCCCTCCGAGTGCAGGAGCCCATCAGCTCTTCCGAGGCTTCAGTTTCGTGGCGACCGGGTTGATGGAGGATGTCAAGGTGAAACCAGCCCCGTCACCTCTACACTCGGTTGTACAG CAACTGCATGGCAAGAATGTCCAGTTCAGTGATGGTTACGTCGTGAAGGAAGTGATCGGCGTCGGCTCCTACTCAGTGTGTAAACGCTGCATTCATAAAGCAACCAACATGGAATATGCAGTCAAG GTTATTGACAAGAGCAAGCGAGACCCTTCTGAGGAAATAGAAATCCTCCTGCGATACGGGCAGCATCCAAACATCATCACCTTGAAAGAT GTGTATGACGATGGGAAGTGCGTGTTCCTGGTGACTGAGCTGATGAGAGGAGGGGAGCTGCTGGATAAAATCCTCAGACAGAAGTTTTTCTCGGAGAGGGAAGCCAGCTCCGTCCTGCACACCCTGTGTAAAACAGTGGAGTACCTGCATTCCCAAGGG GTGGTTCACAGGGACTTGAAACCCAGCAATATTCTCTACGTGGATGAGTCAGGAAACCCTGAAAGCATCCGCATTTGTGACTTTGGCTTTGCCAAGCAGCTGAGGGCTGAGAATGGCCTCCTCATGACTCCTTGTTATACAGCAAACTTTGTGGCACCAGAG GTACTAAAACGCCAGGGCTACGATGAGGGCTGTGACATCTGGAGCCTGGGAGTGCTCCTCTATACGATGCTCGCAGG ctgCACTCCATTTGTAAATGATCCCAGTGACACTCCAGAAGAGATCCTGAGCCGGATAGGCAGTGGGGAGTTCTATACCAGTGGAGGCAACTGGGACACTATTTCTGGCATGGCCAAG GATCTGGTATCAAAGATGCTTCACGTAGATCCTCACCAGCGTCTAACAGCCAAGCAggtcctgcagcacccatggATAACACAGAAGGACAGCTTGCCCCAGAGCCAGCTAAATCACCAGGATCTTCAGCTTGTAAAG GGGGCAATGGCTGCCACGTACTCTGCACTGAACAGCTCCAAGCCAAGCCCCCAGCTGAAGCCCATCGAATCCTCCATTCTGGCACAGAGGCGGGTGAAGAAACTTCCTTCCACCACACTGTGA